One window of the Shewanella khirikhana genome contains the following:
- the leuD gene encoding 3-isopropylmalate dehydratase small subunit, protein MQAFTTHKGLAVAIDSANIDTDQIIPKQFLSKVTKDGFGIHLFHDWRYLDDAGDTPNPEFNLNKPRYKGATILLAQENFGCGSSREHAPWALADFGLRAIIAPTFADIFYGNAINNGLLPVRLPEAAVRQLMDEVEANEGAEVTVDLENLKVVSPSGAEFSFTLAESARQNLLKGLDAIGLTLAHEAAISDYESRIPAWRR, encoded by the coding sequence ATGCAGGCTTTTACTACCCACAAGGGGCTGGCGGTGGCCATAGATTCGGCCAACATCGACACGGATCAGATCATCCCCAAGCAGTTCCTGTCCAAGGTAACCAAGGACGGCTTTGGTATTCATCTGTTCCACGACTGGCGTTATCTGGATGACGCCGGCGATACCCCAAACCCCGAGTTCAACCTCAATAAGCCAAGGTACAAAGGCGCCACTATTTTGCTGGCCCAGGAAAACTTTGGCTGCGGCTCCAGCCGCGAACACGCCCCCTGGGCGCTGGCGGACTTTGGCCTGCGCGCCATCATTGCGCCCACCTTTGCCGACATCTTTTATGGCAACGCCATCAACAACGGCCTGCTGCCGGTGCGCTTGCCGGAAGCGGCTGTGCGTCAACTGATGGACGAAGTGGAAGCCAATGAAGGCGCCGAGGTGACTGTAGATCTGGAAAACCTCAAGGTGGTATCGCCATCGGGTGCCGAGTTTAGCTTTACCCTGGCTGAGTCTGCCCGCCAGAACCTGCTCAAGGGCCTGGATGCCATAGGTCTGACCCTGGCCCACGAAGCGGCCATCAGCGACTACGAGTCACGTATTCCAGCCTGGCGTCGCTGA
- a CDS encoding nuclear transport factor 2 family protein → MKPAMLLTALLAFPAMANASPEAVVRDFLAAFNQQNIPQMLSNTHQAVYWNHIKGQKVDTKAETQAEFGAALQDYFESLPGAHAEILSMTASGSYVSILEQVSWTVDGEINSQCSLGVYELIGEKISSIWYYPAHVCEPRDNQMEQSTEALAPEASATH, encoded by the coding sequence ATGAAACCCGCGATGTTACTGACAGCCTTGCTTGCCTTCCCTGCAATGGCCAATGCGTCACCCGAAGCTGTGGTGCGCGACTTTTTAGCCGCATTTAATCAACAGAATATTCCGCAGATGCTGTCCAATACCCATCAGGCAGTGTACTGGAACCATATCAAGGGCCAGAAGGTGGACACCAAGGCCGAAACCCAGGCCGAGTTTGGTGCTGCTCTGCAGGACTATTTTGAATCTCTGCCCGGTGCCCATGCCGAGATCCTGTCGATGACGGCATCTGGCAGCTATGTCAGCATTCTGGAGCAAGTCAGCTGGACCGTGGATGGCGAAATAAACAGCCAGTGCTCTCTCGGTGTGTACGAGTTGATTGGCGAAAAAATTTCCTCCATTTGGTATTACCCCGCCCACGTGTGTGAGCCAAGGGACAACCAGATGGAGCAAAGCACTGAGGCTCTGGCACCAGAGGCGAGCGCAACCCATTGA
- a CDS encoding YjgN family protein, with the protein MNQDISSKNQNYTFKFHGNGAEFFGIWIVNILLSCITLGIYSAWAKVRTNQYFYGNTELDGDRFEYLATPMQILIGRIIAVVLFLIWIGTSALFPLINAGLGVILMLCFPVLAARNIRFDARMTRFRNVRFDFQGSYGGAYLAFLAKPIGAYIIAFIGLVFVVSAVRFGNIFAISAAVLAMSGLFILAYGWVTAGIARYVANGYRYGDTKFEAKVDTGEYRKIALGAALIVLGAVALLALCALPFGLADALKGLNDSPSATEPNYAKLAALSGFVMVAYLSSFIVGMFVYAYVKASTRNYLLGQIRIDDKLSLKSTLPVKGFVGLIFTNMLITIFTLGLGRPWVDVRTARYLAEHTHAEGDMSFTNAHDHNAGSDSALADEMVDVFDLNIGVI; encoded by the coding sequence ATGAATCAGGATATATCCTCTAAAAATCAAAATTATACCTTTAAGTTCCACGGCAACGGCGCTGAGTTTTTCGGGATCTGGATAGTCAATATCCTGCTGTCCTGCATCACCCTCGGTATCTATTCGGCCTGGGCCAAAGTCAGAACCAATCAATACTTTTACGGCAATACCGAACTCGATGGCGACAGATTCGAGTACCTGGCCACCCCAATGCAAATCCTTATCGGGCGCATCATTGCGGTGGTGCTGTTTCTCATCTGGATTGGCACCAGTGCGCTGTTTCCGCTGATCAACGCCGGCCTCGGCGTGATATTGATGCTGTGCTTCCCGGTACTCGCGGCCCGTAATATTCGTTTTGATGCCCGCATGACCCGTTTCCGTAATGTCCGCTTCGACTTTCAGGGCTCCTATGGTGGTGCCTACCTGGCGTTCCTGGCGAAGCCGATCGGTGCCTACATCATTGCTTTTATTGGCCTTGTATTCGTTGTTTCCGCTGTGCGCTTCGGAAACATATTCGCCATCAGTGCAGCCGTACTCGCGATGAGCGGGTTATTTATCCTGGCTTACGGCTGGGTCACGGCAGGGATTGCCCGCTATGTTGCCAACGGCTACCGCTATGGCGACACCAAGTTTGAGGCCAAGGTAGACACAGGCGAATATCGGAAAATCGCGCTCGGCGCGGCACTGATTGTGCTGGGAGCCGTGGCGCTGCTGGCCCTTTGCGCCTTACCATTTGGATTGGCAGATGCCCTGAAAGGGCTGAACGATTCTCCAAGCGCGACAGAACCCAATTACGCCAAGCTGGCAGCTCTGAGCGGCTTCGTTATGGTGGCTTATCTGTCGAGTTTCATTGTCGGCATGTTTGTGTATGCCTATGTCAAAGCCAGCACCCGCAATTACCTGCTGGGCCAAATCCGCATCGACGACAAACTGAGCCTGAAATCCACTTTGCCAGTGAAGGGCTTTGTCGGCCTTATCTTCACCAATATGCTGATCACCATTTTTACCCTGGGCCTGGGTCGTCCCTGGGTGGATGTCAGAACCGCCCGCTATCTGGCTGAGCACACCCATGCCGAAGGCGACATGAGCTTTACCAATGCTCACGATCACAACGCAGGCAGCGACAGCGCTCTGGCCGATGAAATGGTAGACGTATTCGACCTCAATATCGGGGTAATTTAA
- a CDS encoding outer membrane protein transport protein, with the protein MKKSVLTFAVSAALMGIATQVNAAGFQLAEYSATGLGRAFAGEAAMADNAAAQARNPAMLAYLSGRQVSGGAIYVATEVDVTGDVHIASPVLGPQGVTLNADAYDVADSALIPNFYYSSQINDNWTWGLAVNSNYGLATELPATHAASLFGSETAVTTVEFNPNIAYRLNDAVTLGAGVRVVYGEGSIGASTPYWVGAIKANPNLPPQIAARLPEPGTVLKTMEGDDVGYGWQIGGSWQPSENHRFGLAYHSSVELELSGKASGLLYTGGQNLDIEGYLPLELPAFAELSSFHQLSDDVALHASVNWTQWSVFDRLVAYFPGETKPVGGLESDLVKEENFKDNWRFAIGSTWNVNKDWTVRSGFAVDRTAVDDEFRTTTIPDSDRLWFSLGAGYRASENLTVDMAITYIRAHGYAPIDEHQDLAGLAQVSFNGEAGGSVWLAGVQLSYKM; encoded by the coding sequence ATGAAAAAGAGTGTACTGACTTTTGCCGTATCAGCGGCTCTTATGGGGATTGCGACTCAGGTTAACGCTGCCGGTTTCCAGCTGGCCGAATATTCTGCCACCGGTCTTGGCCGTGCCTTTGCCGGTGAAGCGGCTATGGCCGACAACGCCGCTGCCCAGGCCCGTAACCCAGCCATGCTGGCTTACCTGAGCGGTCGTCAGGTGTCTGGCGGCGCTATCTATGTAGCCACCGAAGTGGACGTGACCGGCGATGTGCACATTGCTTCTCCTGTGCTGGGTCCACAGGGCGTGACCCTGAACGCCGACGCCTATGACGTTGCCGACAGCGCCCTTATCCCCAACTTCTATTACTCAAGCCAAATCAATGACAACTGGACCTGGGGTCTGGCGGTGAATTCCAACTACGGTCTGGCCACCGAACTGCCTGCTACCCACGCCGCTTCGTTGTTTGGCAGCGAAACTGCGGTTACCACAGTTGAGTTCAACCCCAACATCGCTTATCGCCTGAACGATGCCGTGACTCTGGGTGCCGGTGTGCGCGTGGTGTACGGTGAAGGCAGCATTGGCGCGTCAACCCCTTATTGGGTAGGTGCCATCAAGGCCAATCCTAACCTGCCACCTCAAATTGCTGCCCGTCTGCCCGAGCCAGGCACTGTGCTCAAGACCATGGAAGGCGATGATGTGGGCTACGGCTGGCAAATCGGCGGAAGCTGGCAGCCTTCTGAAAACCACAGATTCGGCCTGGCCTACCACAGCAGCGTAGAGCTGGAACTGTCCGGCAAGGCTTCTGGCCTGCTGTACACCGGTGGCCAGAACCTGGATATCGAAGGTTATCTGCCGCTGGAGCTGCCTGCGTTTGCCGAGCTGTCTTCTTTCCATCAGCTGAGTGACGATGTGGCGCTGCACGCCAGCGTTAACTGGACCCAGTGGAGCGTGTTCGACCGTCTGGTGGCTTACTTCCCCGGCGAAACCAAGCCAGTGGGTGGCCTGGAGTCCGATCTGGTGAAGGAAGAGAACTTCAAGGACAACTGGCGCTTTGCCATCGGCTCTACCTGGAATGTAAACAAAGACTGGACCGTTCGCAGCGGCTTTGCTGTTGACCGCACTGCCGTGGATGATGAGTTCCGTACCACCACCATCCCTGACTCAGATCGTTTGTGGTTCAGCTTGGGTGCCGGTTACCGCGCCAGTGAGAACCTGACCGTGGATATGGCAATCACCTATATTCGCGCTCATGGTTACGCGCCTATCGATGAGCATCAGGATCTGGCCGGTCTGGCTCAGGTCAGCTTTAACGGTGAAGCCGGCGGCAGCGTGTGGCTGGCCGGTGTGCAGTTAAGCTACAAGATGTAA
- the leuC gene encoding 3-isopropylmalate dehydratase large subunit translates to MGKTLYEKVWDAHLVVEPAAEAPIIYVDRHLVHEVTSPQAFSGLKMAGRPLRAVEKTFATMDHNTSTKSASLTALSPMARTQVETLADNCRDFNVRLYDIHHPNQGIVHVMGPELGITLPGTVIVCGDSHTATHGAFGALAFGIGTSEVEHVLATQTLRQLKAKTMKIEVRGKVADGITAKDIVLAIIGKIGMDGGTGYVVEFCGEAIRDLSMEGRMTLCNMAIEMGAKAGMVAPDETTFSYLEGREFAPKGDAWQQALADWRELHTDADAVFDAEVVLEAAAIAPQLTWGTNPGQVVAIDGVVPNPADEANPVVRTSMEKALAYVDLTPGTPMTDIAINKVFIGSCTNSRIEDLRAAAAQAKGRKVATGVTAIVVPGSGQVKLQAEAEGLDKIFLEAGFEWRLPGCSMCLAMNDDRLEAGDRCASTSNRNFEGRQGRGSRTHLVSPAMAAAAAVSGHFVDIRVHRPLED, encoded by the coding sequence ATGGGAAAGACTCTGTATGAAAAAGTGTGGGACGCCCACCTGGTGGTCGAGCCCGCCGCTGAAGCGCCCATCATCTATGTAGACCGCCATCTGGTGCATGAGGTGACCTCGCCTCAGGCTTTCAGTGGTCTGAAGATGGCCGGCCGCCCACTGCGGGCGGTGGAAAAAACCTTCGCCACCATGGATCACAACACCTCCACCAAGAGCGCGAGCCTGACGGCATTAAGCCCCATGGCCCGTACTCAGGTTGAAACCCTGGCGGACAACTGCCGCGACTTTAATGTGCGCTTGTACGATATTCACCATCCAAATCAGGGTATTGTGCACGTGATGGGGCCTGAGCTTGGCATTACCCTGCCAGGCACTGTGATTGTGTGCGGCGACTCCCACACAGCGACCCACGGCGCTTTTGGTGCGCTGGCCTTCGGTATCGGTACCTCGGAAGTGGAGCATGTGCTCGCCACCCAGACCCTGCGTCAGCTCAAAGCCAAGACCATGAAAATCGAGGTGCGCGGCAAGGTGGCCGACGGCATCACCGCCAAGGACATAGTGCTGGCCATTATCGGCAAAATCGGCATGGATGGCGGCACCGGCTATGTGGTGGAATTTTGCGGTGAGGCCATTCGTGACCTCTCCATGGAAGGGCGCATGACCCTGTGTAACATGGCCATCGAAATGGGTGCCAAGGCCGGTATGGTCGCCCCCGATGAAACCACCTTCTCTTATCTGGAAGGCCGCGAGTTTGCCCCCAAGGGCGATGCCTGGCAGCAGGCGCTGGCCGACTGGCGTGAGTTGCACACAGATGCCGATGCGGTGTTCGATGCCGAAGTGGTACTGGAAGCTGCCGCCATTGCGCCGCAGCTGACCTGGGGCACTAACCCAGGCCAGGTGGTGGCCATCGACGGCGTGGTGCCAAACCCCGCCGATGAAGCCAATCCCGTGGTGCGCACCAGCATGGAAAAGGCGCTGGCCTATGTGGACTTGACCCCGGGCACGCCCATGACCGATATCGCTATCAACAAGGTGTTTATTGGTTCCTGCACCAACTCCCGTATTGAAGACTTGCGCGCTGCGGCGGCCCAGGCCAAGGGCCGCAAGGTCGCCACTGGCGTGACCGCCATCGTAGTACCGGGGTCAGGCCAGGTAAAACTGCAGGCCGAGGCCGAGGGGCTGGATAAAATCTTTCTCGAGGCGGGCTTCGAGTGGCGCTTGCCGGGTTGCTCCATGTGTCTTGCGATGAACGATGACAGGCTGGAAGCGGGCGATCGCTGCGCTTCGACCAGTAACCGTAACTTTGAAGGACGCCAGGGACGCGGAAGTCGCACCCATCTGGTGAGCCCTGCCATGGCCGCTGCGGCTGCGGTTTCCGGTCACTTTGTCGATATTCGCGTTCACAGACCCCTGGAGGATTAA
- the leuB gene encoding 3-isopropylmalate dehydrogenase, with protein sequence MSYQIAVLAGDGIGPEVMAEARKVLAEVEARFALNIEYSEYDVGGIAIDNHGCPLPDATLKGCEAADAILFGSVGGPKWEHLPPNEQPERGALLPLRGHFELFCNLRPAKLHTGLEHMSPLRADISSQGFDVLCVRELTGGIYFGKPKGRQGEGEDEEAFDTMRYSRREIRRIAKIAFEAARGRRGKVTSVDKANVLACSVLWREVVEEVAKDFPDVTLEHIYIDNATMQLLRRPFDFDVMLCSNLFGDILSDEIAMLTGSMGLLSSASMNGSGFGLYEPAGGSAPDIAGKGIANPVAQILSAALMLRHSLKQEEAAACIERAVGAALEAGFLTGELLSADQRHNAKSTKEMGDFIAKAIREGV encoded by the coding sequence ATGAGTTATCAGATAGCCGTATTGGCCGGTGACGGCATTGGCCCAGAGGTAATGGCAGAAGCGCGTAAGGTGCTGGCCGAAGTCGAGGCGCGTTTTGCCCTCAATATCGAATACAGCGAATACGATGTGGGTGGCATTGCCATCGACAATCATGGCTGTCCGCTGCCGGATGCCACCCTCAAGGGCTGTGAAGCGGCCGATGCCATCCTGTTTGGCTCAGTGGGCGGCCCCAAGTGGGAACATCTGCCCCCCAACGAGCAGCCAGAGCGCGGCGCACTGCTGCCTCTGCGCGGTCACTTCGAGCTTTTCTGTAACCTGCGCCCGGCCAAGCTGCACACCGGCCTTGAGCACATGTCGCCGCTGCGCGCCGATATCTCTTCTCAGGGCTTCGATGTGCTGTGCGTGCGTGAGCTCACAGGCGGCATCTATTTTGGTAAGCCAAAAGGCCGTCAGGGCGAGGGTGAAGACGAAGAAGCCTTCGACACCATGCGTTACAGCCGCCGTGAAATCCGCCGTATTGCCAAAATCGCCTTCGAGGCGGCCCGCGGTCGTCGCGGCAAGGTGACTTCTGTGGACAAGGCCAACGTACTGGCCTGCTCTGTGCTGTGGCGCGAGGTGGTGGAAGAGGTAGCCAAAGACTTCCCCGATGTGACCCTGGAGCACATCTATATCGATAACGCCACCATGCAGCTGCTACGTCGTCCGTTCGATTTTGACGTGATGCTTTGCTCCAACCTGTTCGGCGATATTCTGTCTGATGAAATCGCCATGCTCACCGGCTCCATGGGGCTGTTGTCCTCTGCGTCCATGAACGGTTCAGGCTTCGGTCTGTATGAGCCTGCCGGTGGCAGTGCGCCGGATATTGCCGGCAAAGGCATCGCCAACCCGGTAGCGCAAATTCTCTCTGCTGCGCTGATGCTGCGTCACAGCCTTAAACAGGAAGAGGCCGCCGCCTGTATTGAGCGCGCCGTGGGTGCCGCTTTGGAAGCGGGCTTCTTAACCGGCGAGCTGCTGTCTGCTGACCAGCGTCACAACGCAAAATCAACCAAAGAAATGGGCGACTTTATCGCCAAGGCAATCCGGGAAGGTGTGTGA
- the glpK gene encoding glycerol kinase GlpK, which yields MDKQYVVALDQGTTSSRAIVFDRDANLVAVSQREFTQIYPKGGWVEHDPMEIWASQSSTLIEVLARAGIHAEQVAAIGITNQRETTIIWDKHTGKPVCNAIVWQCRRSAAICEALKSEGLEGLFRDRTGLLLDPYFSGTKIKWILDNVPGVRERAEAGELLFGTVDSWLVWKLTEGKVHVTDPTNASRTLMYNIHSGEWDDELLKALTIPRSLLPQVQPSQAVYGTTRIAGEGTEIPVAGMAGDQQAALFGQLCVEPGMAKNTYGTGCFLLMNTGKQAVKSEHGLLTTIAVGADGGINYALEGAVFMGGATIQWLRDELGLIRDASDTEYFASKVDDTNGVYLVPAFVGLGAPYWDPDARGTLVGLTRGANRNHIIRAALESIAYQSRDLLDAMSKDSGVALKQLKVDGGAVANDFLMQFQADISGVEVLRPALTETTAMGAAFLGGLAVGFWSCVDEIRHKSGIDRRFVPLMDDRDRAGLYQGWQDAVSRSLS from the coding sequence GTGGACAAGCAATATGTGGTGGCGCTGGATCAGGGCACAACCAGCTCCCGCGCCATCGTATTCGACCGCGATGCCAATCTGGTGGCGGTCTCTCAGCGTGAATTCACCCAGATTTACCCCAAGGGCGGCTGGGTAGAACACGACCCCATGGAAATCTGGGCCTCCCAGAGCTCCACCCTGATTGAAGTGCTGGCCCGTGCCGGTATTCATGCCGAGCAGGTGGCCGCCATCGGCATTACCAATCAGCGCGAGACCACCATCATCTGGGATAAGCACACAGGCAAGCCTGTGTGTAACGCCATTGTGTGGCAGTGTCGCCGCAGTGCCGCCATTTGTGAGGCGCTGAAGTCTGAAGGGCTGGAGGGGCTGTTTAGGGATAGAACCGGGCTGCTGCTCGACCCTTATTTCTCCGGCACCAAAATCAAATGGATTCTGGACAATGTGCCCGGTGTGCGTGAGCGCGCCGAGGCGGGCGAGCTGCTGTTTGGAACTGTGGACAGCTGGCTGGTGTGGAAACTCACCGAAGGCAAGGTGCACGTCACCGACCCCACCAATGCCTCCCGTACCCTGATGTACAACATCCACAGCGGTGAATGGGACGATGAGCTGCTCAAGGCGCTCACTATCCCCCGCAGCTTGCTGCCACAGGTGCAGCCATCACAGGCGGTGTATGGCACTACCCGTATCGCCGGAGAAGGTACGGAAATTCCGGTTGCCGGTATGGCGGGAGATCAGCAGGCGGCGCTGTTTGGTCAGCTGTGTGTCGAGCCCGGCATGGCCAAAAACACCTACGGCACCGGCTGCTTTTTGCTGATGAACACCGGCAAGCAGGCGGTGAAATCGGAGCATGGCCTGCTCACCACCATCGCAGTGGGGGCCGATGGCGGCATCAACTATGCGCTGGAAGGCGCCGTGTTTATGGGCGGCGCGACTATACAATGGCTGCGGGATGAGCTGGGGCTTATCCGCGATGCCAGCGATACCGAATATTTTGCCTCCAAGGTGGACGACACCAACGGCGTGTATCTGGTGCCCGCCTTTGTGGGCTTGGGCGCGCCCTATTGGGACCCCGATGCCCGTGGCACCCTGGTGGGGCTGACCCGCGGGGCCAACCGCAATCACATCATCCGCGCAGCGCTGGAGTCCATCGCTTACCAGAGCCGCGACCTGCTCGATGCCATGAGTAAAGACAGCGGCGTAGCCCTTAAACAGCTCAAGGTGGATGGCGGCGCTGTGGCCAACGATTTTCTGATGCAGTTTCAGGCGGATATCTCAGGCGTTGAGGTGTTGCGCCCGGCGCTTACCGAGACTACCGCCATGGGTGCTGCCTTCCTTGGTGGTCTGGCGGTGGGCTTTTGGTCCTGTGTCGATGAAATTCGCCACAAGAGCGGTATCGACCGGCGTTTTGTACCGTTGATGGACGACAGGGACAGAGCCGGGCTTTATCAGGGCTGGCAGGACGCGGTGAGTCGCAGCCTGAGCTGA
- a CDS encoding M48 family metallopeptidase, producing MALDLEGHLLAPKQAQKHPARVSLDSRGFVSLSSEQHQCKVHIEFVEVADAIGTMARNLTFEGGWVFVAAKPEELNRWLKQHKRHSRLSVIERRPLLAICFSLALLVIMWGGYRYGLPLASKTLAAMVPVSVQEHLGEYSRDSLDSIGLGESQLDEATKAQVQKRFDSLLATLEQQGVQFSPKPKLYFMGSAAEEEMIDDVPSSSQTSDTAEASNPHPGMVNAFALADGSVVLTDAMVKLADAEGELEAVLLHELGHHHHRHLMTSVVQSTLLSVAVAMIIGDSSGLANVMASTAVLGLTLGYSRDNEREADAFAISQMTSSHGSAEPLASLYQKLKQQPGMFDVPDWLSTHPDLNERIENIRAH from the coding sequence TTGGCGTTAGATCTTGAGGGGCATTTACTTGCCCCGAAACAGGCACAGAAGCATCCCGCCAGGGTCAGCCTCGACAGTCGCGGATTTGTGTCCCTGAGTTCTGAGCAGCATCAGTGCAAAGTTCACATCGAATTTGTTGAGGTGGCCGACGCAATTGGCACCATGGCGCGTAACCTCACCTTTGAGGGCGGCTGGGTGTTTGTGGCGGCCAAACCTGAAGAACTCAACCGTTGGCTGAAGCAGCATAAGCGCCACTCAAGGCTGTCAGTTATCGAACGCAGACCTCTGCTGGCAATCTGCTTCAGCCTGGCGCTGCTGGTGATCATGTGGGGCGGTTATCGCTATGGCTTACCTCTGGCTTCCAAGACCTTGGCGGCCATGGTGCCGGTGTCGGTACAGGAGCATTTGGGCGAGTACAGCCGGGACAGCCTCGACAGCATTGGGCTGGGTGAATCTCAGTTGGATGAAGCCACTAAGGCTCAGGTGCAAAAAAGGTTCGATAGCCTGCTGGCCACACTTGAGCAGCAAGGGGTTCAATTCAGCCCCAAGCCCAAACTTTATTTTATGGGCAGCGCCGCCGAAGAAGAGATGATTGACGACGTCCCCTCCAGTTCACAGACTTCGGACACTGCAGAGGCCAGCAACCCCCATCCAGGCATGGTCAATGCCTTTGCCCTCGCCGATGGCAGTGTGGTGCTGACCGATGCCATGGTTAAGCTGGCGGACGCCGAAGGGGAATTGGAAGCCGTGCTGCTGCATGAGCTTGGCCACCATCATCACAGACACCTGATGACGTCGGTGGTGCAAAGTACCCTGCTGTCGGTGGCCGTGGCCATGATAATAGGTGACAGCAGCGGTCTGGCGAATGTGATGGCCAGTACTGCCGTGCTGGGGCTGACGCTGGGATATTCCCGCGACAATGAGCGTGAGGCCGACGCCTTCGCCATTTCGCAGATGACATCCAGCCATGGCAGTGCCGAGCCGCTCGCAAGCCTGTATCAAAAACTGAAGCAGCAGCCCGGTATGTTCGATGTGCCCGACTGGTTAAGCACGCATCCCGACTTAAACGAGCGGATAGAAAACATCAGGGCGCATTGA